In Candidatus Effluviviaceae Genus V sp., the genomic window ATCGACCGCATCGTTCTCTCCTTCTGTGCACTGAGCCTGCTCCTTCTCATCGGGCAGGCTATCCGTACCAAGGTCCGCTGGACCCAGAAGCTCCTGCTGCCCGCCTCGGTGATCGGCGGACTCATCGGGCTTCTGGTCATCCAGCTGCTCCAGCGATATGCTCCGGGCGCTCAGCCGTTCGTCTCAGGCGCAACGACCGGCTGGAGCAGCCTTCCCGGCTTCCTCATCAACATCGTCTTCGCCACGCTCTTCCTCGGCATGGCGATCCCGCCTCTCAAGCGGGTCTGGCGGATAGCCGGCCCCCAGCTCGCCTTCGGTCAGGTGCTCGCCTGGGGGCAGTACGCCGTCGGCATCGGGATCACCCTCTTCGTCCTCTCGCGTTTCTTCGACATCCCCGCAATGTTCGGGGCGATCATCCCGGTGGGCTTCGAGGGCGGACACGGGACCGCGGCGGGACTCGCTCCGGTCTTCATGGACAAGGGGTGGCCGGAGGGAACCGACCTCGCCCTGGGTTCTGCCACGGTGGGCGTCGTCGCCGGTGTCGTGGTGGGAATGGCGCTGGTCAACTGGGCGGCGCGGAGACGGTACTGCGGCGCCGCTTCCGAGCAGTGCGACGCGCCGGAGATTTCCGGGAGCGGGATCGTCCCCGAGGCCGAGAGAACGGAGGCGGGCAGGCTGACGTTCCGCACGGAGTCGGTCGAGACGCTCGCGATCCACCTGGCCATCGTCGCGGTGGCGATCCTCATCGGCTACGTGCTGAAGAAAGGGCTCGGCGGTCTCGAGGGTCTGTGGCTCACGAACCCGAGGAACGCGATCCTGGGCAGCTTCCCGCTCTTCCCGCTCGCCATGTTCGGCGGGGTCATTCTTCAGAAGCTGATGGACAGGTTCGACAGAAGGAAGATCGTTGACCGGCGACTGATGCGGCGGCTTCAGGGACTGTCCCTGGACTATCTGGTGGTCGCGGCGCTCGCCACACTGAAGATCGACGCCATCATCAGTAATATCGTGCCCTTCGCTGTCCTTATGCTGGCGGGTATCGCCTGGAACGTCTGGTGCGTGATGTTCCTGGCGCGGAGGATGCTGCCGGACTTCTGGTTCGAGCGCTCGATCGCCGAGTTCGGGCAGTCGACCGGCGTCACGGCTACCGGGATCCTCCTCCTGCGCGTGGCCGACCCGCGGTTCGAAACGAGCGCCCCTGACGCTTTCGGCTACAAGCAGCTGCTCCACGAGCCGTTCATGGGCGGCGGCCTGTGGACGAGCACCGTGGTGCCGCTCCTCTACATCTTTCGCGCGAACCCCTGGCCGATCTGGTTCATCACCCTCGGAGCGATCGCCCTCTGGCTGTTCGTCAGGTTCGTCCTGTTCAGGAGAGCGTGGGCACCGGAGAGCTAGGGCGGCCAGGCAGCGTAGCAGCGTCGGAGATGCGCGGCCCTGGACGCTCCTGCACATGCGAACCGCCCGGACCGAATGGCCCTGGGCGGTTCCCTTGTTGGTAGCGGGGGGCCCGCTACGAAGTCCAAAAGAGGATCCTGGGGGGGGACGGAGGTGGTTCGGGTGAGGTTCAATGTCAAGAGGGGTGCGATGGTGCCCGTGCCGCCTGTGTGAGGACCCTCTCGGCTGGGCGGATTCCCTATTGACTGGTTTGACCGGTCAATTGTATGGTCTGACCATACACTATGAGCATCCTTCCCGACATACTGTCGTCGCGCGTTCGCGCCGAGATCTTCCGGCTCCTGTTTGGGGTGTCCGCCCAGGAGCTGCACATGCGTGAGCTTGAGCGGCGTACCGGCCTGGCGATCGGTACGATCCAGCAGGAGCTCAGGAAGCTCGAGGGAATGGACCTGCTCGCTGTGCGTAGAGACGGCAACCGGGTCTACTACAGTGCGAACACCGCGCACCCGCTCTATCATGACATCCGCAACCTCGTTCTGAAGACCTCAGGGTTGGTGGAGGTGTTGCGGGAGGCTCTGTCAACCGAGGACATTGACCTCGCCTTTGTGTTTGGCTCCGTCGCGCGAGGTGAGGAGGGCGCTCAAGGGGACGTCGACCTGATGGTCATCGCCGACGTGGGTCTCGCAGCGGTCTCCGCCATGCTCAGGGGTGTGTCCGAGAAGCTCGGACGAGAGATCAACCCGCACGTGATGAGCAGGGACGAGTTCAGTGAGCGGCTGAAGTCCGGCGATCGTTTCCTCGGCCGGGTCGTGGATTCACCGAAGCTCTTCGTTGTGGGGGATGAGGATGAGCTTGCGCGACTGGGCTGAGAGCGGCTGGCTCCGGCCTCACAAGACCGGCACGCAGGAGATCGGAGACCTGCTTGCGATTGTCGATCGCGACCTCACGGATTCCCGCTCGGACGTCTCCGCCGACTGACGCTTCGGCATTGCCTACAACGCCGCCTTGAGGCTCTGTACGATTCTGCTCTACGCTGAAGGCTACCGGCCGGAGCGCAACCTGCAGCACTACAGGACGATTCAGGCGCTTGCCGTGATCCTCGGGGATGACCGCAAGGCGGATGCGGACTACCTGGAGGTCTGCCGCAAGAAGCGGAACGTCATCGAGTACGACGCCGTTGGGACTGTCACTGAGAGAGATGCAGAGGAACTCGCCGCATTCGCACTGGAGTTGAAGAGCAGGGTCCTCGAGTGGTTGCGGGAGAAGCATCCGGAGCTACTCGTCTAGGCTCGCTGCAGAGACTCCCGGGAACGAAGAAAGCCCGAGCCGCACGGCTCGGGCTTCCGTGGTTTGGTAGCGGGGGCAGGATTCGAACCTGCGACCTTTGGGTTATGAGCCCAACGAGCTACCGGACTGCTCCACCCCGCGTCATGTCTACCACCATGTATAGCAGTGCCCCCGTGTCGAGTCAAGCGGAATGCAGCAGAACATGCGCCGAACAGGACGGTTACGCTGCACTGCATGCCCGCAGTGCGGTGCGCCTACCGCACAACTGATTCGCTTACAAAGTTTTCGTGTTGACATGGTTCTGCTGGTGTGATTCACTGTGGCAGAGTCCATATGCAGGACGTTCACATGGGGGAGGAACCATGGACGACCGCCAGGCGTACGTGGAGAAGCGTCGTGCCGAGATCCGCGAGATGGAGGCGGACATCGCGAAGATGCGCGCAAAGGCCGATCAGGCGAAGGCCGATGCCAAGATCAGGTATCAGGAACGGGCCAATCGGCTTCAGCAGACGGTTGATGACATGAAGCATCAGCTCGACGAGGTTGGCCAGACGGCCGAGAGCGCGTGGCAGGACCTCCGGGAGGGGTTCGACAGGAGCATGGAGGAGCTGAAGCGCGGCGTGGGTTCCGCCAAGAGGGAGTTCGAGTCCATCTAGGGATGACACGCAGATGCAGTGCTCACGTGGCCACGGATCTCATTGGCCATCGCCGTCGTTGCGATGACCGTGAGGGTCGGAGGCTCTGGTCGGGCGCCGCAGCCGTCGCGAAGGCGCTGTCCTTCGTCTTCGCCATCTTGATCGCCGCACTGATGGCAGGCGCCCCAATGAAGTGCTGACGGGAGGTGGCAGCATGCCCGGTAGGAGAATGGCCAGCATCAAGAACAAGGAGCAGTATGAGACGCTCCGAAAGAAGGGCATGAGCAAGGAGAAGGCCGCCCGGATCGCCAACGCACCAGGGAAGCAGACATCGAAGAAGGGCGGAAGTCATCAGACGTACGAGGAGTGGACGAAGGACGAACTGTACGAGAAGGCGAAGAAGGTCGGCATCGGAGGCCGCTCGACGATGTCGAAGAAGGAGCTCATCAGAGCACTGAGGAGCGGCAGGTAGAAGCGAAAGGGGAGACGATGAGACGTGCAATGCTGGCGACGGCACTCTGTCTCGTGCTTGCAGGAGGGTTCATCCTCGCCGGCTGCGACGGCGGCGGCGAGCCCGAGTACGGCGAGCAGGAACAGACTGAGATGGAACAGCAGATGGAGATGACCGCCGAAGAGGCCAGAACGCAGCTCGAGGAGCTGCGCCGGCAGGCTGACGAACTCGGTGATCAGATCGCCGAGATGTCCGGCGAGGCGCAGCAGGCGATGCAGAAGCAGCTCGACGCGCTCGAATCGCGGATGGATGATCTCGAGGACCAGATGCGACCTGAGAACGAGCCCCTCGAGGAGATGTGGGATGACATCAGGGGCGGCGTTGCAGATGGCCTCGATTCGATCGAGGAAGGCCTGAACGAACTCGAGGACCAGATTGGATAGCGAAGAGCGAGGGCGCGAACGGCACGAAGGCCGTGACGGTCACGCGGCCAGCGGAGGTCACGAGGGCCACGAAGGCCACGGACGCCACGGCGACCATGGGGGCCACGACGCTCATGCGGGCCACGGCGACCATGGGGGCCACGACCATCACGCGCACCACGCCGCGATGGTCGAGGACTTCAAGCGCCGCTTCTGGATCTCTCTGGTCCTGACCGTTCCCATCCTGTTCTTCTCGGAGACGCTCCGGTCCCTCGTCGGGGCCGGGGCGCCGCCCACCTTCCCCGGTCTCAACTACGTCATCGTCGCCATCGCGACAGCCGTCTATCTCTACGGCGGATGGCCGTTCCTCAAGGGTCTCTACGACGAGGTCTCTGAGAAACAGCCCGGCATGATGACCCTCATCGGCCTCGCCATCACTGTCGCCTACGTGTACAGCTCGGCCGTCGCGCTCGGCCTGACCGGCAAGGCCTTCTTCTGGGAGCTCGCGACCCTCATCGACGTCATGCTGCTCGGTCACTGGATCGAGATGAGGTCGGTCATGAGCGCCGGCTCGGCCCTCGAGAAGCTCGTGCGCCTCATGCCCGACACGGCGCACCGGGTGACCGACGGCGGCACCGAGGACATTCCCCTGTCCGAGGTGCAGAAGGATGACAGGCTCGTCGTGAAGCCGGGCGAGAAGTTCCCGGTCGACGGTGTCGTCGTCGAGGGACGGACGACGGTCGACGAATCGATGCTCACCGGCGAGTCGAAGCCCGTCACCAAGCAGGAAGACGACGAGGTCGTCGGCGGGGCGCTCAACAAGGAGGGCTCCGTCACAGTCCGGGCGACGAAGGTCGGGGAGGAGACCTACCTCAACACCGTCGTTGAGATGGTCCGAAGCGCACAGGAGTCGAAGTCCAGGACGCAGACGCTGGCCGACCGCGCCGCGCTCTGGCTCACCATCATCGCCATCTCGGCCGGCGTCATCACGCTCGCCTCGTGGCTCACGTTCGGTGAGGAGTTCGTCTACGCCATGGAGCGGATGGTGACCGTCATGGTCATCACGTGTCCGCACGCGCTCGGCCTCGCCATCCCGCTCGTCGCCGCCGTCTCGACGTCGCTGGCCGCAGGGAACGGTCTCCTGCTCAGAAACCGCGCCCAGTTCGAGCAGGCGCACGAGGTCGACGTCGTCGTCTTCGACAAGACCGGCACGCTGACCGAGGGCACGTTCGGTCTGAAGGCGGTCGTCCCGTTCGCCGCGATGTCGGAGGACGAAGTGCTCCGCGTGGCGGCGTCTCTCGAGAGCCGCTCTGAGCACTCGCTGGCCGCCGGCGTCCTCCAGGGCGCCAGGGAACGCGGCATCGAGCTTGTGGAGCCGGATTCGTTCGAGGCCATCAAGGGGAAGGGCGTGAAGGGGACGGTCGAGGGGCGCGAGGTTCTTGTCGTGAGCCCGGGGTATCTCCGCGAGCACGATATCGAGGTCGATGAGGACAAACTCGCGGAACAGCGGGAGCAGGGGCGCACCGTCAGCTTCGTCATCGTCGACGGGAAGCCTGTCGGCGCCCTCTCCCTCGGCGACACCATCCGGGAGGAGTCGAAGGAGGCCGTCCTTAAGCTCCAGGAGATGGGCATCCGCTGCGTCATGATGACGGGTGACTCCGAGGGTGTGGCGAAGGCCGTGGCGGAGACGCTCGGACTTGACGACTACATCGCGGAGGTCCTGCCTGATGAGAAGGCTGAGAAGATCAAGAAAATCCAGCAGGGCGGCACGCGCGTCGCGATGACCGGCGACGGCATCAACGACGCCCCGGCGCTCGCCACCGCCGATCTCGGCATCGCCATCGGCGCGGGGACCGACGTCGCGGCGGAGACGGCCGACGTCGTCCTCGTGGAGAGCGACCCGCGTGACGTTCTCAACATCGTGCGCCTCGCGAAGGCCACGAGGAGGAAGATGGTCCAGAACCTCTTCTGGGCCACCGGCTACAATGCGATCGCGATACCTCTTGCGGCAGGCGTGCTGGCGGGGCAGGGCGTCGTTCTGAGCCCGGCTGTCGGCGCGGTTCTCATGTCGCTTTCGACGGTGATCGTCGCGATCAACGCGCGGCTCTTGAAGCTGAGGTAGGCCCGGCCGAGATCTCCTGCACGAGCGCGTCCTCGATGTCCTCGGGTTCCCCGAGGATGCCGGTGGCGCGGAACACGAGGCTGCCCCTGTCCCCGTCGATCCAGAGGCTCACCCTGTAGCTCGGCCAGTACGTGCGGACCGCGAGGCCGGCCAGAAAAGCCGTGATCGCGATGTAGAGAAGCGGCACGCCGGGGTCGTGGCGATAGGTGAGGATGCTTCCCTCGTACGGGCTCTCCATGATGAGCCGGACGTCGCCCACCGGGAGCGGCTCCTCGACCGAGAGGTCACCGAGCTCAACGCGGTCGCCGCCGCCGTGCATGCTGGGCGGGGGCACGTTCGTCGTGTCGCCGTCGGCCGCCCGGGGCGCCTGCCACTTGAGCGGGATGTGCGGGATGATGGGGCGCGGTTCGGTGCCGCGCTGGAACAGCGTCCCGACGCGGAGCGTGCTCGGGAAGAAGGTCCCGCCGACGGTCTCGAGCGTGAACGGCGCGTACGCCTGCGCCTCGACCCACTCGACCTCCACGCTGTCGACCAGCACGACGACATTGAAGGTCTGCTCGTAGGCCATCTGGTAGAATGTGAGGCCCGCGACGCGGAGCGGCACGTTCACCTCGATGAGGAAGTCGTGTCGCTCGCCGTCCTCATCCACGACCGTGACGTCGCTCTTCCAGTCCTTGGGATAGAACTTCTCGTGGTGCAGTTCCCACTCGGTGATGAACTCGTTCAGTGTCATCGTGATGTGCCGCGTCGTGTCGACCGATGCGCCGAAGAGACGAACGGCGCCCGTCTCCGCGCTGGTCGTCGGGACGTCGACGGGCTCGCCCGGATACAGGGTGAGGCTTCCCTCGAACGAGAAGAGCGCCGAGATGACGAACCCGACGATGGCCAGCGCCAGCGCCAGGTGGTAGAGAAGACTCACGCCCTCGGGCCACGGCCCCTTCCGCGCCGTGACGAGACCGTTCCCGGCCGCCATCACCCGGTATCCTCTGAGCTTCAGCGCCCGCAGGGCCCGCTTCTCGGAGTCACCTCCGTGGATCGTGAACGTCCTCGCGTGCTCCGGCGGCACCGTGACCCCGGGCCCCGTGCCGCGCCGCCCGGCCCACCGTACGACGCTGCAGGCCACCAGGTTCACGAGAAGCAGGGCGCCCAGCACGTAGAAGAGCGGGGAGTGGAAGAGGTTCAGAAGCCCCCAGCGCGCGTAGGACTCGTATGTCTCCTCGCCCCACGATGAGACGTACATCTCCGCGTCGTAGCCCTGTGGGAAGATGGAGCCCACGATCATCACGATGAACATCGCGATGAGGATCCACACCGCGAGACGGATGCGCGCAAACTCGAGGAAGATCCTCTTGAAGATCCCCGGGTGCTCGCGAGATGTAGTCTGCCCGTTCGTCATGCGATTCCCTGAATGGACCGCGAAGCCCGTCCGCTATCCGTAAAGATGCAGGCTCGGGATGCCGAAGAGCCTCGCGAGCCACGAGACGCCGAGGAACGTCGTCACCATGCAGAGGAACGCCAGGATCATGATGACCGACGACGGCGCGCCTCTCCACGATGGACGGACCCGCGTGTGGAGATAGAGCGCGAACGCGAACCACGTGATCAGCGACCACGTCTCCTTCGGGTCCCACTGCCAGTAGACGCCCCATGCCTCGTTCGCCCACGCAGCGCCCGACATGATACCGAACGTCAGCATCGGGAAGCCGAACAGCACGAGCTGGTGCACGGAGCGGTGGAACTTCGAGATGTTGTCGCGGTCGAGGCCGTAGTCCTTCCTCGAGCCCATCTTCCAGAGAAGGAGCTGGAGCAGATACGAGATCTCGACCACGAACGCGACGACGAAGACCGCGTAGGACGCGAAGGCGATGGAGACATGCCAGAAGAACCACGTGCTCTGAAGCGCGGGGAAGAGCGGCTTGAACGAGGGATCCTGTCCGAGCAGCGCGTAGAGCGCGGCGCCGCCCGCGATGAGCGAGACGAAGAAGCCTGGAATCCGCACGTGCCGGCGCCATTCGATGACGAGGTAGGCGACGACGGCGGACCAGGAGAACCAGGCGAGACTCTCGAAGAGCGACTGGAACGGCGGCCGCTGCACCAGCACCCACCGGATGACGATGACGACGGTCTGGAGCGCCGCCGCCCCGACGAGAGCAGCCGTCGCTCCGCGGCTGAAGACCTTGAGCCGGGGCGCGGCGAAGTGGCCGACGTAGAGAACGAACGCAATCGCATAGGCCCAGACCGCGGCCCAGAAGAAGCCGTTCTCGAGAGCCAGCAGAGCAAGGTCGCGTTCCACCACTGCTTCGGGAGTCATGGTCGGAGCCCCTGGACTCTAGTCCTCCTCATCTTCCAGAACGACGCGGTAGACGGTCTCGCCGTCCTTCATCATCCCGTACTCCTCGCGCGCGACCTCCTCGATGGTGGCGGCATCGTGCTCGAGAGCGTCGTGACGGGCCTCGGTCTCGGCGCGGGCCTCCTCGAGCGCCGTGATCTCCTGCTCGAGCGAGTCCTTCATCGAGTTCATGCGCAGAAGCGAGAAGAACCCGGTCTCACCGAAGAGGATGGCCGAGAGGAACCAGACAGCGATCGCCCACCCCAGAATGCGGAAGACCTTCGTCGTCGCGCCCCGCCCCGCGCCGAGGAAGCGCTTCCTGAGGAACTGCTGCTCCTCCGGCTTCTTCTTCGGAGCGGATCTGCGCCTGTTCTGTCCCGCAGGGTTGGTCATGCCCTCTGCTGTTCTCCCGTCCTTCTACTCCTCGTCGTCGAACACCCCGAAGGCGTCGCGGCCGGGGAAGATGCCTGTTTCACCGAGCTCCTGCTCGATGCGGATGAGCTGATTGTACTTGGCGAGCCTATCCGTCCTGGAGGCGGAGCCGGTCTTGATCTGTCCCGAGTTGACGGCGACGGCCAGGTCAGCGATCGTCGTGTCCTCGGTCTCGCCCGAGCGGTGCGAGATGACCGTCGACATCGAGTTCCGGTGCGCCAGCTCGATGACGTCGAGTGTCTCGGTCACCGTGCCGATCTGGTTGAGCTTGATGAGAATGGAGTTGGCCGACCCCTCCTCGATGCCGCGGATGAGGCGGTCGGGGTTCGTGACGAAAAGGTCGTCGCCGACGATCTGGATGGTCGCGCCGAGCTGCGCCATGAGTTCCTGCCAGCCCTCCCAGTCGTCCTCGGAGAGGCCGTCCTCGATGGAGACGATCGGGTACCTCGTCACCAGCTCGTCGTAGTACATGACCATCTCCGACGAGGTCTTCGTGACGCCCTCGCCCTCGAGGACGTACTTCCCGTCCTTGTAGAACTCGGTCGCGGCCGCGTCGAGCGCGATCAGTATCTCGTCGCCCGGCCCGTAGCCTGCCTCTTCGATGCCCGCGACGATCATCTCGATGGCCTCCTCGTTCGAGGAGAGGTTCGGCGCGAAGCCGCCCTCGTCGCCGACCGAGACCGCGAGTCCCTTGCCCGAGAGCACCTTCTTGAGCGAGTGGAAGACCTCCGAGCCCATACGGATGGCGTCGGCGAGTGTCTCTGCGCCGGCCGGGGCGATCATGAACTCCTGGATGTCGACGTTGTTGTCGGCGTGCTTGCCGCCGTTCAGGACGTTCATGAGCGGGACGGGGAGGATGCGGCTTCCGATGCCGCCCATGTAGCGGTAGAGCGGTACCTCGAGAGCGTCGGCCGCCGCCCGGGCGCACGCCATCGAGACGCCGAGGATGGCGTTGGCACCCAGCTTCGACTTGTTCTCCGTGCCGTCCAACGATATGAGCATCTCGTCGATGAAGACCTGGTCGTCGGCGTCGAGCCCGAGGATCTCGGGGGCAATGACGTCGTTCACGTTCTCGACGGCCTTTAGGACGCCCTTGCCGTGGTAGCGGTCGACCTCGCCGTCCCGCAGCTCCACCGCCTCATAGGTACCCGTTGATGCGCCCGACGGCACCGCGGCCCGTCCCACCACACCGGAATCGAGCTCGACGTCGACCTCGACGGTCGGATTGCCTCGGGAATCGAGGATCTCTCGTGCGACGATATCCGTGATCGTGAGCATGGAGTGACTCTCCTCTGGAAGGAAGCAAGGGAAGGGGCGCGAAAGGGTGCGTGACGCGCGCCCCAGTGGCGACATCGTAGCGACAGGCGCTTCCGGGTGTCAAGCGAAACAACCCGGCGCCGGGCCGACGGCGCCAGCACACCGGCGTGTGCAGGGGCTAAGGTATGGTTGGACTTGACGTATTTCCCGTGGCGCGGTAGAATGAGCGGTGTTCGCCCTGCGTGTTCTAGAACAAGGAGGAACGCATGCGCGCACTCACCCTGGTGCTCGTTCTGGGGGCCGTCCTTGCGCTCCCGCTCACCGCCCCGGCAGCCGACACGCTCTGGATCTTCGACGCGGACTTCGAGGACGTCCTCGGCGACAACGCGGGGTGGACGTCGGAGGACCGGAGCGGCACGCTCGGCATCACCAACTACTGGCACAAGGACACGATCCGCATCAACGGGTTCGCGCACCTCGGCGATTCCACGTGGTGGTGCGGAACCGTGAACCCCTGCTGGCGCCAGTCTCGGGGGTACGGGAACGACTGGACCTGCTCGCTCGAGCGGAGGTTCCTCGAGGTCGAGGTGCTGTCGGATCCGGGCG contains:
- a CDS encoding sodium:glutamate symporter — translated: MDRIVLSFCALSLLLLIGQAIRTKVRWTQKLLLPASVIGGLIGLLVIQLLQRYAPGAQPFVSGATTGWSSLPGFLINIVFATLFLGMAIPPLKRVWRIAGPQLAFGQVLAWGQYAVGIGITLFVLSRFFDIPAMFGAIIPVGFEGGHGTAAGLAPVFMDKGWPEGTDLALGSATVGVVAGVVVGMALVNWAARRRYCGAASEQCDAPEISGSGIVPEAERTEAGRLTFRTESVETLAIHLAIVAVAILIGYVLKKGLGGLEGLWLTNPRNAILGSFPLFPLAMFGGVILQKLMDRFDRRKIVDRRLMRRLQGLSLDYLVVAALATLKIDAIISNIVPFAVLMLAGIAWNVWCVMFLARRMLPDFWFERSIAEFGQSTGVTATGILLLRVADPRFETSAPDAFGYKQLLHEPFMGGGLWTSTVVPLLYIFRANPWPIWFITLGAIALWLFVRFVLFRRAWAPES
- a CDS encoding toxin-antitoxin system toxin subunit gives rise to the protein MSILPDILSSRVRAEIFRLLFGVSAQELHMRELERRTGLAIGTIQQELRKLEGMDLLAVRRDGNRVYYSANTAHPLYHDIRNLVLKTSGLVEVLREALSTEDIDLAFVFGSVARGEEGAQGDVDLMVIADVGLAAVSAMLRGVSEKLGREINPHVMSRDEFSERLKSGDRFLGRVVDSPKLFVVGDEDELARLG
- a CDS encoding coiled coil domain-containing protein; this translates as MDDRQAYVEKRRAEIREMEADIAKMRAKADQAKADAKIRYQERANRLQQTVDDMKHQLDEVGQTAESAWQDLREGFDRSMEELKRGVGSAKREFESI
- a CDS encoding Rho termination factor; the encoded protein is MPGRRMASIKNKEQYETLRKKGMSKEKAARIANAPGKQTSKKGGSHQTYEEWTKDELYEKAKKVGIGGRSTMSKKELIRALRSGR
- the cadA gene encoding cadmium-translocating P-type ATPase, with protein sequence MVEDFKRRFWISLVLTVPILFFSETLRSLVGAGAPPTFPGLNYVIVAIATAVYLYGGWPFLKGLYDEVSEKQPGMMTLIGLAITVAYVYSSAVALGLTGKAFFWELATLIDVMLLGHWIEMRSVMSAGSALEKLVRLMPDTAHRVTDGGTEDIPLSEVQKDDRLVVKPGEKFPVDGVVVEGRTTVDESMLTGESKPVTKQEDDEVVGGALNKEGSVTVRATKVGEETYLNTVVEMVRSAQESKSRTQTLADRAALWLTIIAISAGVITLASWLTFGEEFVYAMERMVTVMVITCPHALGLAIPLVAAVSTSLAAGNGLLLRNRAQFEQAHEVDVVVFDKTGTLTEGTFGLKAVVPFAAMSEDEVLRVAASLESRSEHSLAAGVLQGARERGIELVEPDSFEAIKGKGVKGTVEGREVLVVSPGYLREHDIEVDEDKLAEQREQGRTVSFVIVDGKPVGALSLGDTIREESKEAVLKLQEMGIRCVMMTGDSEGVAKAVAETLGLDDYIAEVLPDEKAEKIKKIQQGGTRVAMTGDGINDAPALATADLGIAIGAGTDVAAETADVVLVESDPRDVLNIVRLAKATRRKMVQNLFWATGYNAIAIPLAAGVLAGQGVVLSPAVGAVLMSLSTVIVAINARLLKLR
- the ccsB gene encoding c-type cytochrome biogenesis protein CcsB, translated to MTPEAVVERDLALLALENGFFWAAVWAYAIAFVLYVGHFAAPRLKVFSRGATAALVGAAALQTVVIVIRWVLVQRPPFQSLFESLAWFSWSAVVAYLVIEWRRHVRIPGFFVSLIAGGAALYALLGQDPSFKPLFPALQSTWFFWHVSIAFASYAVFVVAFVVEISYLLQLLLWKMGSRKDYGLDRDNISKFHRSVHQLVLFGFPMLTFGIMSGAAWANEAWGVYWQWDPKETWSLITWFAFALYLHTRVRPSWRGAPSSVIMILAFLCMVTTFLGVSWLARLFGIPSLHLYG
- a CDS encoding phosphopyruvate hydratase, with the translated sequence MLTITDIVAREILDSRGNPTVEVDVELDSGVVGRAAVPSGASTGTYEAVELRDGEVDRYHGKGVLKAVENVNDVIAPEILGLDADDQVFIDEMLISLDGTENKSKLGANAILGVSMACARAAADALEVPLYRYMGGIGSRILPVPLMNVLNGGKHADNNVDIQEFMIAPAGAETLADAIRMGSEVFHSLKKVLSGKGLAVSVGDEGGFAPNLSSNEEAIEMIVAGIEEAGYGPGDEILIALDAAATEFYKDGKYVLEGEGVTKTSSEMVMYYDELVTRYPIVSIEDGLSEDDWEGWQELMAQLGATIQIVGDDLFVTNPDRLIRGIEEGSANSILIKLNQIGTVTETLDVIELAHRNSMSTVISHRSGETEDTTIADLAVAVNSGQIKTGSASRTDRLAKYNQLIRIEQELGETGIFPGRDAFGVFDDEE